The Saccharothrix violaceirubra genome segment AGGAGCAGCGCGAGAACGCGGGGACGCCCGACCGGTTCCAGCGCATGGAGGGCGACCTGTGATCGAGGCGCTCGCGCGCAGGATGGCCGGAGTGGTCCTGGTCACCCTCGGCGCGACCGTACCGGTCGTCGCCTACACACGCCTTGACGCGTGGGACGCCGAACTCGCGGGCCGCGCCGACCCGTCCCCGACCGGGCTGGTCGACATGCTGCTGGGCGGTATCGGCATCGTGTTGATCATCGGCGCCGGACTGTGGTGGCATCGGCGCCGCACGACGATGTGGCCGATCTGGGCCCGCTGGGCGGCAATCCCAGGCCTGTTCCTCGCGGTCTTCACCTGCCTTTCCATCGCGGAGAAGCGAAACGCGCCGGTCGCGCTCGCGATCGGCGTGGGGTTGATCGTGGCCTGCTGGGCGTTGAGCGAGGCGGTAAGGCTCGTCATGACCCGCCCCGTCACGGACGGGTTGATCGCGTCGAGACTCGAGATCCCGTTCCGCGTCAGGGTTCTCAAGGCGCGGTTGTGCGTTCGGCACGACAGACTTGTGCTGGACAGCCTGACCTCACAGCGGAAGCGGTCACGTGACGCGATCGCGGTGCCGTGGCAGGCGCTTCGGTCCATCGAGCTGGTCGACGTCGAACAGGAGACGGTCTGCCGGGTGCTGGTGTTCTCCGGTCTGCCGGAGGCGAACGCACGTGAGTTCGACGTGACTCCCGGTCCCGCGCTGCACATCGTCGGCACCGCACGCGAACTGCTCGTGCCGGTCACGAACGAGGTCGGACGTGCCGTTCTGCGTGCGGTCGAGGCTCGATCAGCCGACATGGAAGTCGACGAGGGCGAACTCGCCGAGGACGAGTGGCGGCGGAAGAGCGGTGTCCGGACGACCAACGCGCTCACCCGCGCCCAGCGCCGCGCCGGCGTCCACTACCGCACCGACTATCGACCGTACCGTCTGATCCCCGTGGCGGGCTTCCTTCTGATGCCTCTCTTCGCCTTGTTCGGCATGACGCTGTCACTGGCCACGGGATCGAAGAAGCAGCAGGAACAGTTCTACGTCGTGGACGGGGTCGTGAGCCCCTGGAACGTCGCGATCCTCGCTGTCGCCTCCATCGGGTTCCTGTACGTCCTGTACCGCTTGGTAGGCAAAAGCTTCCTGAGCTTCATGGAGGGGCAGAACTACATCGAGGCCTACCCCGAACCGCCTGCCCGAGCGAAGACCGGAACCGTACCGGGCTCCGGCAAGCGCAACAGGAAGCGATGACCTGGATCGAGCCCCACGAAAGTGTCACCCCGATAGCGCGGCCATTCGCTGATCGGCCAGCCAAGCGATGGCAGACCGACCCATTTGGCGCGCGCCAAGGATAGTCTCGACGGTGTTGGCGGAGTCCGGTCGTCGGAAACGTTCAGCCGCTCCACATCTGCCGATGGGCTAATTGGTCTCGTCCTCCGCCACCAGTTCCGCCTGCTGGAGGATCAGGTCGGTTGCCGACGCCTCCTTGTCGGGCGGATAGCCATGCTTGAGCAGGAGGCGTTTGATCCTCGTGCGGAGCTTCGCCCGCACCGTCTCCTTCACGTTCCAGTCCGTCTTTGCATCCTCGCGGACGATGGCTGTCAGCTCATGGGCAATGGCGCGCATGGTCTCGTCCTGCATCGCGATGCGAGCCGACTCGTTGGAGGTCAGGGCGTCGTAGAAGGCCAGTTCACTGTCGGTGAGCCCGATTTTTTCCCCGCGCTCCTTCTGCACCTTGATCGCCTGCGCGATTGCGACAATCTCGGCCATCACCTGTGCGGCATCAATGGTGCGGTTCTGGTATCGGTTCATTGACTGGGCGAGCATCTCCGAGAACTTCCGCCTCACCACGACATTGCTTTTTCCGATCACCTTGACCTCGTTCTCGATGAGACGGCGGACGGCCTCCAACCTCGCATTTTTTAGGTCGGCCGTTTCGAACCGCCGCCGAAACTCGTCGTCGATGATCGAGATGTCCGGGACATCAATACCGGCTTCGGCAAACAGGTCGATGACACCGCTGCCCGACACATGCTCGGATACGATCTGCCTGATAGCAGTGTCGAGTGCCGCGTCGGATTCGCTGCGGCGAGAATCGGTCTCCAGTTTCGCGATCTGGCCCCGGACAGCGTCGAAAAATGCGACGTCCTCGACGACCGCCTTGGCCTCATCCGAGGTGGGTACGAGCGAATACAGCTTCTTCAGGCGGCTGGAATGGGCCATGAACCGCTTCTTCACGCTCGGCTGCCCGTCGCTGGCGTCCTCGAACTCCCCCGGGTCAGAGTCGCTGGCACCGTCGTCGGTGCGGTCAGTTTCCAGCAAGTGGTCCAGCACCGCGGTAACCGCGTAGAGCCACGCCTTCTGCCCGCCGTCGCCGAGGATCGTCACCCAGTCCACGCCGTGCAGCAGGTCGCTACAAACCGAGTGCTCGACCAGCATCTCCGGGATAGCCGCTTGCCGAACGTCCGCGCCGATGACCCGGTCGGCTTTGTCCCGCTGGGTGTAGGTGGTGAGGGCCTCGTGGAGGTCGTTGGCGATGCCGATGTAGTCGACGACGAGCCCGGATGGCTTGTCCTTGAAGGTGCGGTTGACGCGAGTGATGGCCTGCATCAACCCAGCCGAGCGCATCGGCTTGTCCACGTACATGGTGTGCATCGGCGGTGAGTCGAACCCGGTCAGCCACATGTCCCGGACGATCACGATCTCCAGCGGGTCATCGGGATCGCAGGCGCGTGCCTTCATCTCGCGGCGCTGCTGCTTATTGCGGATGTGCGGCTGGAAGCGGGCAGGATCGGTCGCGTCACCTGTGATGACGACCTTGATCGCGCCAGTCTCGTCGTCTTCGGTATGCCACTTCGGGCGGAGCTTGACGACCTCGTCGTACAGGTCCACGGCGATCCGACGCGACATCGTGACGATTATGCATTTGCCCGCGAGCACACCCTGCCGTGCTTCCCAGTGCGTGACGATGTCGGTGGCAAGCTCACTAATCCGCTTCTTCGACCCGACGATCGCCTCGACACGCGCCCATTTCGTCTTCAGCCGCTCCGCGATCTCCTCCTCCGAGCCAACGGTCGCGTCATCGAACTCATCGTCGATCAGGTTGCGGGCATCCTCCGGCAGTTCAACCCTGGCCAGGCGCGGCTCATAAAACACCTTGACCGTCACGCCATCAGCAATGGCCTGCGTCATGTCGTACACGTCGATGTACTCGCCGAAGATCTCCGCCGTCGAACGGTCCTTCTCATCAATCGGCGTGCCAGTGAACCCGATGAACGACGCGTTCGGCAGCGCGTCCCGCACATTGCGTGCGAACCCGTCGATGAGGTCGTAGTTGGTGCGGTGCGCCTCATCAACCATCACCACGACGTTGAGCCGCTCCGATAGAGTCGGGAACTTCCGGCCCGCCTCCCGGTCTCCCTTGGTGAGCCCGAACTTCTGGATCGTGGTGAAGACGATACCTCCGGACTCCCGACCATCCAGCAGCGCTTTCAGATGGTCCCGTGATTCAGCTTGCACCGGGGATTCTGGCAACGGCGAACCGGGCTTCGACGAGGCGAACGTATCGTCGTACAGCTGGTCATCAAGGTCATTGCGGTCGGTCAACACCACGACGGTCGGGTTTTCCATCGCCGGGTGCGACATCACCAAGCCTGCGTAGAACGCCATCTCCAAAGACTTCCCGGAACCTTGCGTATGCCACACCACCCCAGCACGTCCGTCGCCCTCGACAGCCTCAACGGTCTGGCTGACCGCCTTCTTCACTGCCCAGTACTGGTGGTATTTCGCTACCGCCTTGCGGGTCTTCTCTCCCTCGCCGAACGTCGCGACGAAGTGGCGGCACAGGTCGAAAAACACGTCAAGCCGGAACATGCCCCTCGTCAGCACCTCGACCTGCGGCATCTTTAACCCATCACCATCACGAGGGTCCCGGATGTGCCCATCGATAGTTTTCCAAGCCGCCCAGTGGTTCCATGGCGCGCTGAATGACCCCGCCAAAGCCTCCACCCCGTCAGAAACGACCGCCACCTGGTTCCACTTGAACACATCCGAAATCTGGGACCGGTAGGTCTGCGTCTGCTGATACGCTCCACTGACCTTCGCGTACGCCTTGCCCGTACGCTTCAACTCAAACAGCGCCAGCGGCAGCCCGTTCACAAATAGCAGAATGTCCGGCCGCCGCGTCTTCTTCGCGCCTTGGATCGAGAACTGATTAACTGCGACCAGGTCGTTGCCAGCCGGGTCATCCCAGTCGATCAACCACGCCCGGGCAGCCCTGGCGTTGCCGTCAGCATCGCGGTACTCCACCGGCACGCCGTGGATCAGAAATCGGTACGCCCGCCAATTCTCCGACTCGACCGCAGGCGACTCAGCCCGCCTCACCATCGCCACCACATCCGCCACCGCGTCCGGCGGCAGATCAGGATTCAGCCGGACGACCGCGTCCCGCAGACGACCCTCCAAGATCGTGTCTCGGTAGTCCGAGCGCTCCGCCTTCGGCTCTCCCGGCGCTATGTTGGGGCCGTACACATGCCTCCAGCCCAACTCCCCAAGCAGCTCCAGAACCCAGTGCTCCAAGTCATCCTCAGTCGGCGTCAACACTGGCGTTGCCCCCTAGATTTCTTTAGCCCGCACCCGGCCAGACATCAGCAGCGGCAACAGCTCGTCACGAGTTTTGGTTAAGACCACAACTTCCTCATCCAGTGCCGAAATGATCGAGTCCATCGTTGATAGCGCACTTTCGAGCGAATCGTCATCGATCCACGGAACAGAGAGGGCCGCCATCCCAGCTTTGTTAATTGCAGCGAACACCGTGCCGGTTCCCAGATGGATATCCCACAGAGCGGTATCCGCTTGGAGGGCCTGAAACAAGGTTGCTTGCCGACCAACCGCCCGAAGACCGCCTACACCGCGCCCCAGCGCGGTCTTCTCAGTCGCGATGTTCAGCTCGCCGACAGGTGCCCTGACGGCCACAAGAATGTCACCTCGGTCTGCCAGACGAGTTGGCTTTGTGGTCCATATCCTCCGGCTTGGAAAGCGCCAACCGAAATCCCGGACGCCCTGGTAGAAGGCCACACCTTCGCCGTCTTCGTTGTATGTATCGCCTGGGGGTGACTGACCCATGGTGATGGTCGCAACTTCTTCCAAGCGGCGGCGTTGAACGCCATCCCATCCACGCCGGAACGAGGCGAGTTGGGCTTCCGCAAGCCCCGCCATGAGTTTCCGGTTCGTCTCGATCAGGTCGTCGAGCGCACCGAGAACTGAGGCAATGCGGCGCTGTTCATCGAGGAGTGGCAACCAAATCCGGCAGGCTTGAATGCGATCGGGCGCCGTATGAAGAATCTTCGAACCTGAGGCCGACAAGTAGAGTTGACGATTGAGATCGTTGGTCTTGAAGATGTAATAGGCAAAGCGCTCGTCAAGACGAGTGTCGTCAACCTCAATGCGACCAATTCGCTGGTTGTGCAAATAAAGGCGACCATCATCCGGCACCACCATCGGGTAGCCCAAAATCTCGCCGTCGGCTGTTTGGCATGTCATTGCGACCAAAAGATCGCCCGCGCCCAGCCGGAACTTCCTTGGATACTCCGCGACGTACGCCTGAACCCGCTCAGGTTCGAAGCGACTAGAGCGATCCCTTGCAAAGTCTCCAATTCGGATAAGCCGAGGTTCGCTGTCGAGCTCGGCGTCCTTACATCCCTTGCTCGGAAACGCCCAACCGTGATAAACGTTCAGAACCTCCCCCAGCCGCACGTCACTCATCGCTCACGACCAGCGAGCCAAGCGCAGTGAGGACCGCAGCCTGGAGTTCTTCGCGTTTCTTGAAGCCCTCGCGAATCTCGTCATTGAACCTGGCGATCTTCTCGTCGAGGGGCTCACCATCGCCTTCGACTTCTTCGCTACCGACGTAGCGACCTGGTGTGAGGATGTAGGAGTGCTCGGCGATCTCTGCGGTCCTGACTACGCGACAGAATCCCGGGATGTCTTCATAGGGTTGGTCGCTGCTGGCGTCGGTGCCGCGCCAGGCGTGGTAGCTGTCGGCGATCTTGAGGATTTCGTCGGTGTTGAAGGCCCGAAGGGTTCGGGCCTCCATGAAGCCAATCTTGCGGGCGTCAATGAAGAGAGTCTCGCCCTTACGTGACCTGGTGGCCGCCCCATTGGGGATGCCTGCCTTGTTCTTAGTAAGGAACCAAAGGCACACCGGAATCTGGGTACCGAAGAAGAGTTGTGACGGAAGGGCAACGATGCACTCGACGAGGTCGGCCTCGACGAGCTTCTTTCTGATCTCGCCCTCGCCGGATTGTTGGCTCGACAATGATCCGTTGGCTAGGACGGTCGCCATGGTCCCAGTCGGCGCCAAGTGGTGGAGCATGTGTTGGATCCAGCCGTAGTTGGCGTTGCCGTCTGGAGGTGTGCCGTACCGCCAGCGCACGTCGTTCTCCAGCCTGGTACCGCGCCAGCCGTCCTGGTTGAACGGCGGATTGGCGATCACGAAGTCCGCGCGCAGGTCGGGGTGCTGGTCGTTGTGGAAGGAGTCGCCCCACTCCGCGCCGAGGTTGGCATCGATGCCACGCAGGGCGAGGTTCATCTTCGCTAGGCGCCAGGTGGTCGGCACCGATTCCTGTCCGAAGACGGAGATGTCGTTGCGCACGCCGCCGTGGGCGCGGACGAACTTGTCGGCTTGGACAAACATGCCGCCGGAGCCACAAGCGGGGTCGAAAACGCGACCGTGGTAGGGCTGGAGCATCTCCACAAGGAGCTGGACCACCGAGCGCGGCGTGTAGTATTGGCCGCCGCGCTTGCCCTCGCCCCCGGCGAAGCGGCCGAGGAAGTACTCATAGACGCGACCGAGCACGTCGAGCCCCTTGTGTTCCTCGGCCGCCAGGTCGGCGCGAGAGAACACGTCGATAAGCCCGCCGAGCATCTCCGGGGTGAGTTCCTGTCGGGTGTAGTTCTTTGGCAGCACGCCACGCAACGTCGGGTTCTCCCGTTCGATCGCCGCCATCGCCCCGTCGATCCTGGCACCGATGTTCGTCTGCTTGCCCGCCTTACGCAGGTCCTGCCAGCGGTGACCGTCAGGAACCCAGAACACACCCTCGGCGGTGTACTCGTCCCGATCTTCAAGCACTGATTGCTTCGCAGTCTCGTTGGGCATGAAGTAGTCCGAGTCCGGGTCGTTGACCAGCCCGGTCAGCTCCTCCTGACGAGCGGTGAACGTGTCCGAAACGTACTTCAGGAAGATGAGACCGAGCACGGGGTGCTTGTACTCGGCGGCATCCATGGACGAGCGCAACGCTGTCGCCGAATCCCAGAGGACCTCCTCCAGGCTCTTGTCCTGCTTCGCCTTCGTCCTCGGCGGCACCGGCACTCTCCCTTACCTGCTCTGTCACGCTAGTCGACTCACAGTAGCGTCAGAGCCTAGTACTCCAGTTGTAGATCGTGATGTTCGCGGTTCATCGGCCGATTGTCGCTGGTAGTGGGCCTGCTGGGCACGGTATTGGTGGCGCCTACGCCATAGTGACCAGCGCAGGACGTGCAGGATGTCGGTAGCCCGCGCGACCACGAGCGTGTTGTAGAGGTGCCGGATTTCGGCGAGTGTCAACGGATCAGCCCTGTGGGTGTGGGTCTGGCGTGGGCGGTGACCGTCACGATCGCGAGGAAGGCATGGGCCAGCAACACGAGCGTTGTCCGCCGAGATCCGGCGCACCGGGATGCCCTTCTTCTCGGCGTGCGCGGCGAGCCGTTCGAGGTTGGCGTAGACGGCGCGTGGCTCCCAGCCCGTGTCGGCGAACAGGCGACGCCGAAGGGTGAGATCTTCCCTTCACACGCCAGGAGCAGGACCGTGGTGCTCCGCACTCTGGCGTCCAGAGACAGCAGTCGCAACGCGGGCCCGGGATCGGGTGCCGCCGGGTTTGTCGCGGTCATGCCGCTGCCACCTCCTGCCCGGTCTGGGACCGGTGGTCGGTGTTCAGGAGTTCGGCGAGGTCGTCGAGCAGCAGGGCCACCGCGTGGGCGGCCTGCTGGGGAACCACGCCGTTGCCCAGCGCTCGCAACTGCGCGGTGCGAGGCAGCGGAAGGTCGGTGTCCCACCCGGCGGGCAGGCCCATGAGGTGCTCGACGAAGGCGGGCGCGAGCACCGGCCGGCCGTGGTTGCCGGGCCCGGCCGCCGGTGAGTCGGTTGGTGCGGGCGGTCAGCGGCGTCTTTGACTACGGAGTCGTATCGGTCGAGCTGTTTCCCTGCTTCTCGCACCACGTCTTGGGAGCACGTGGTGGATGTCGACTGTCGAACGCGCGGCCGCCGCCGGGGCCCGGCAGCGTTGTCGTGCGCGGCGATCACCGTCTTCCCGCGAACAGCACGAGCAACCGCCTCCTGAGGAGGTGTGGGTCGGTAGCTCAACCAGGCGGCGGGGACGGGGACAGCATCTGGCGCAGGATGGCGTAGCAGCGAGAGGCTAACCGCGGGTTCGGGCACCAGACGTCCACTGACGACCCCACCAGACCATCCTGGGTCATTGCACCAGCACCGAACATGGACGGCGGGTACGACGACCACGAAGTTCTTTGGCAGATCCGCCCGGCCGGTTTACCGCGACCTGGAGCATACGGCTGACAACATTTCGTCCAGAGCGACCGTCTGCTCCAGATTTGCTCCAGACAGGCCGCCGCAGTCCACAGTGGACCCGAAAGCAAGATCGCCCGCCACCTGCATTACCGCAGGTCAGCGGGCGATTCGTATGCGGTATTCGATTGTGGAGCTGAGGGGACTCGAACCCCTGACCCTCACACTGCCAGTGTGATGCGCTACCAGCTGCGCCACAGCCCCGTGCTCACACGTCGCGTTCGAGGACTTCTGTTCCCGGCGTTCCGTGTGGCAATACCGTACAACATCACGCCCCAGGGAGCGAAATCGGGGGTGCCCGATCGGCGTTCCCGCACGTCAGGGCCTACTTCACGAGGTTGCCCAGCCAGTCTCCGTCGAGGCTGACGACCTGCCCGTCTTTCGCCACGGTCGGCGTGCCCTTGAAGTACGGCAGGGCCCTCGTAGTGTCCATCTCGGTCTGGGTGACGGCGTCGTACTTGCCGCCCTCGACGCACTGCTTGAACGTGTCGCCCGTGATGCCGAGATCGGTGCCGAGCTTCACGAGGCGTTCCTTCGTGTACCCCGGACCGCCCTCCTCGGGCTGGGTGCGGAACAGCGATTCGTGGAACTCCCAGAACTTGTTCTCGTCGACCGCGCACAGCGCCGCGTTGGCCGCGTCCTTCGAGTACCCCTCGGGGCTGGAGAACTTCACCAGCAGCGGCAGGACGTGGTAGCGGACGCGCAGGGTGCCGGCCTCGATCTCGGTCTTGATGCGCTCCCCGTACTCCTTCTTGAACCGGCCGCACACCGGGCACAGGAAGTCCTCGTACACGTCGATCGTCACCTTCGCGGACTCCGGTCCGACGACGACCACGCCGGCGTCGCGCGCGATCGGCGCGGAGATCCCGCTGATCCCGTCGGCGGTGGGACCCTCGTCGGACGACGAACTCTTCGACCAGATGACGCCGACGATCACCACCAGCGCGAGCACGACGACGACCGCGATGCCGAGCACCACCTTGTTCCGGTCGCCCCCGGAACGGGCGGCGACCACCGCACGGGTCGCCTGCTTCTTCTTCCGCGCGCTGCGTTCCGCCCCACCCACGTCAGGATCCCTTCTGGAAAAGCCGCGTCCCGCAGGCTATCGGGAGATGCTGAGTGGAACCTGAGTGGTACTACCGGGAGCCGACCGGCTCGGCGTCGGGCGCCTTCGACCGCACGCGTGGCAACGTCTCGGGCGCGAACAGCCACACGGCCGTCGCCACGACCATCGTCGCCCCGGTCAACCCGAACGCGTACTGGTACGACAGGTGGTCCACCAGGAAACCCGACAGCAGCGGTCCGACGATGGCGCCGCAGTCGGCGACCATCTGGAACGCCGCGAGCACCGGCCCACCCTTCGCGTCGGGTCCGATGACGTCCGCGACCACGGCGTTCTGCGGCGGGTTGAGCAGTCCCGCGCCGATGCCCGCGACCGCAGACGCGATCATGAACGCGGGCACGGACTCGGTGAACCCGAGCCAGATCGTGCCCACCGCGGACACCACGAGCCCCGCGATCGCCAGTGGTTTACGCCCGATCGTGTCGGACAGCCGCCCGGACACCATCAGCACGGCCGCGTTGCCCACGGCGAACACCGACAGCGAGATCCCGGCCAGGCCCGGCGACCCGTGCAGCGCCTCGACCACGAACAGCGGCACGAGCGAGATCCGCACGCCGAACACCGCCCACCCGTTGGCGAAGCTGGACACCAGCGCCGCCCGGAAGGCCCCCGAGTTCCACGCCTGCCGCACGGTCAGCGTCGGCGCCGCGTCCGGGCTCACGGCCGCCAACGTCGACCGCCGCAGGAACCACCACACGACGAACGCGGCCAGGACGAGCGTCACGGCGTACACCACGAACGGCACCCGGATCGAGAACCCGACCAGGGCCGCGCCGACGATCGGTCCGGCGATGTTGCCCAGCAGGAACCCGGTGGCCCACAGCCCGGACGCCCGGCCGCGCATCGACGGCGGCGTGATCCGGATGAGCAGGCCGACGGCCGAGACCGTGAACATCGTGGACCCGATGCCGGCCAGCGACCGGAACACCAGCAGCTGCCAGTATGCGGTGGCGAAGCCGCACGCGGCAGTGCCGGCCGCCACGATGAGGATGCCCGCGACGTAGGTGCGGGGTTCGCCGATCCGGCTGACCAGACGTCCGCTCATCGGCGCGAACAGCAGCCTGACCAGCGCGAACGCACTCACCACCGCGGACACGGCGGTGGTCCCGACGTCGAAGCTCTTGGCGTAGGAGGGCAGGACGGGCGCCACGATCCCGAAGCCGACGGCGATGATGAAGCTGGCCGCGACCAGCACCCACACCTCGCCGGGCAACCGGGGCTCCGACGCGTCTTTCCCCGGCACAGCGCCCCTCCCTCTCCGTTAGCTGTGCGAAGGATATGCATAAAGACAACTAAATTCCCAGGGCCGGCACACTGCTTCTTCGTGGACCTGCCCGATCTGCCCATCCGCGCCGCGCTGCCTGAGATCAAGCGCACGTTGGACGCCCACGGCACGGCGGTCCTCGTGGCGCCGCCGGGCACGGGCAAGACCACCCTCGTCCCCTTGGCCCTGGCGGGACGCGTGGTCGTGGCCGAACCACGTCGCATCGCCGCCCGTGCCGCCGCCGCGCGCATGGCGGCGCTGCTGGGCGAACCGGTCGGCCGCACCGTCGGCTACGCGGTGCGCGGCGACCGGAAGACCTCGAAGGACACCCGGATCGAGGTCGTCACGTCCGGCCTGCTCGTCCGCCGACTGCACCGCGACCCGGAGCTGCCCGGCGTCGACACCGTCCTGCTCGACGAGTGCCACGAACGACACCTGGACGCCGACCTCCTGCTCACCCTGCTGCTGGACGCCCGCGCCGCGCTGCGCCCGGACCTGCACGTCCTGGCCACGTCCGCGACCGTGGCCGCCGACCGCCTCGCGACCATCCTGGACGCCCCGGTCCTGACCGTGACGGCACGCACGTTCCCGGTCGGGATCACCCACGTCGCACCGGCCAGGGGCGAGCGCGTCGAGACCACCGCGGTCCGCGCGATCCGCCGCGCACTGTCCGAAGTGGACGGCGACGTGCTGGCGTTCCTGCCCGGTGTCGGCGAGATCGCCCGGACCGCGGCCCTGCTCGCCGACGTGGACGTGGTCCCGCTGCACGGACGCCTGTCGTCACGCGACCAGGACGCCGCGCTGCGGCCGGGCCCGCGACGGCGCGTCGTGCTGGCCACGTCGATCGCCGAGTCGAGCCTGACCGTGCCCGGCGTCCGGGCCGTGGTCGACGCGGGCCGGTCGCGCGTTCCCCGCACGGACCACCGTCGCGGGCTGTCGGGCCTGACCACGGTCCGGGTGAGCGCGGCCGTGGCGGAACAACGAGCGGGCCGCGCGGGCCGCGAAGCACCGGGGCACGCGTACCGCTGCTGGCCGGAGCACGAACACGGCACCCTGCCCCGCTACCCCGAGCCCGAGATCCGCACCGCCGACCTGACCCGCCTGGCCTTGGAGCTGGCGTGCTGGGGAACGCCCGACGGCACGACGCTGACCTGGTGGGACCCACCGCCGCAAGGCGCACTGGAAGCGGCACGCACCACCCTGCGGGCGTTGGGCGCACTCGACGCCGAAGGCAACGCCACCTCACGCGGCCACCGCCTGCTCGACCTGGGCCTGCACCCGAGGCTGGCCCGGGCACTGCTGGACGGCGCACCTGTCACCGGAACCCGCACGGCGGCCCAGGTCGTGGCCGTGCTCGACGCCGACCGGACCACGAGGGTCGAACTGGACCCCCGCGACGCCGACCCGAAGGAAGTCCGCCGCCTCTCGTCGTTGATCCCGACCGAAGCGGCCACAACCGACGACCCGGCGTTCGTCGTGGCCCTGGCCCACCCCGAACGCCTGGCCCGTAGACGCTCGCCCGGCTCCTCCGTCTACCTGATGGCGAGCGGAACGGCCGCCGAACTCCCGCCGGGAACGACACTCGCCGACGCCGAGTGGCTGGCGGTCGCCGTGGCGGACCGGGAGCCGGGACGCACCAACGGCCGGATCCGCCTGGCCGCCCGCGCGGACGAGACGCTGGCCCTGACCGCCGCACCGACCCTGATCAGGGAGGAGGACGACATCCGCTGGGACGGCGACGTGGTCGCGGACCGCGTCCGCTACCTGGGCGCGATCCCGTTGGGCAGAAAACCCCTGAACTCACCCGAGGCGACCCGCCGGGCACTACTCCTGGGCCTCAAAGCGGAAGGGCTCGCCCTTCTCCACTGGACCCAGGACGCCACCCGCCTACGCGAAAGGATGGCGTTCCTGCACCAAACCCTGGGCGCACCTTGGCCCCCGGTGGACGACGAGGCACTGCTGCCTTACGTGGACACGTCCACCGCACGCCGCAAATCCGACCTGGCCAGAATCCACGCCGCGAACGTGCTCCAAGCCGCACTCCCCTGGCCCGAGGCGACCCGCCTGGACACCCTGGCCCCGGACAGCCTGGAAGTCCCGTCGGGCTCCAGAATCAAGATCGACTACTCGACCGGAGACCCATTCCTGGCCGTCAAGGTCCAGGAAGCCTTCGGCTGGACCGAAACCCCGAAACTGGCGGACAACCGCGTCCCGCTGGTGCTGCACCTACTCTCCCCCGCAGGCCGCCCGACCGCCGTGACAGCGGACCTGACGTCGTTCTGGAAAACCGGCTACCCCCAGGTCAGATCCGAACTCCGCGGCCGCTATCCCAAACACCGTTGGCCCGAGGACCCCACGACCGCCCCACCGGCCCGCCGCTGATCCGG includes the following:
- a CDS encoding MFS transporter, with the translated sequence MPGKDASEPRLPGEVWVLVAASFIIAVGFGIVAPVLPSYAKSFDVGTTAVSAVVSAFALVRLLFAPMSGRLVSRIGEPRTYVAGILIVAAGTAACGFATAYWQLLVFRSLAGIGSTMFTVSAVGLLIRITPPSMRGRASGLWATGFLLGNIAGPIVGAALVGFSIRVPFVVYAVTLVLAAFVVWWFLRRSTLAAVSPDAAPTLTVRQAWNSGAFRAALVSSFANGWAVFGVRISLVPLFVVEALHGSPGLAGISLSVFAVGNAAVLMVSGRLSDTIGRKPLAIAGLVVSAVGTIWLGFTESVPAFMIASAVAGIGAGLLNPPQNAVVADVIGPDAKGGPVLAAFQMVADCGAIVGPLLSGFLVDHLSYQYAFGLTGATMVVATAVWLFAPETLPRVRSKAPDAEPVGSR
- the hrpB gene encoding ATP-dependent helicase HrpB — protein: MDLPDLPIRAALPEIKRTLDAHGTAVLVAPPGTGKTTLVPLALAGRVVVAEPRRIAARAAAARMAALLGEPVGRTVGYAVRGDRKTSKDTRIEVVTSGLLVRRLHRDPELPGVDTVLLDECHERHLDADLLLTLLLDARAALRPDLHVLATSATVAADRLATILDAPVLTVTARTFPVGITHVAPARGERVETTAVRAIRRALSEVDGDVLAFLPGVGEIARTAALLADVDVVPLHGRLSSRDQDAALRPGPRRRVVLATSIAESSLTVPGVRAVVDAGRSRVPRTDHRRGLSGLTTVRVSAAVAEQRAGRAGREAPGHAYRCWPEHEHGTLPRYPEPEIRTADLTRLALELACWGTPDGTTLTWWDPPPQGALEAARTTLRALGALDAEGNATSRGHRLLDLGLHPRLARALLDGAPVTGTRTAAQVVAVLDADRTTRVELDPRDADPKEVRRLSSLIPTEAATTDDPAFVVALAHPERLARRRSPGSSVYLMASGTAAELPPGTTLADAEWLAVAVADREPGRTNGRIRLAARADETLALTAAPTLIREEDDIRWDGDVVADRVRYLGAIPLGRKPLNSPEATRRALLLGLKAEGLALLHWTQDATRLRERMAFLHQTLGAPWPPVDDEALLPYVDTSTARRKSDLARIHAANVLQAALPWPEATRLDTLAPDSLEVPSGSRIKIDYSTGDPFLAVKVQEAFGWTETPKLADNRVPLVLHLLSPAGRPTAVTADLTSFWKTGYPQVRSELRGRYPKHRWPEDPTTAPPARR